A region of Triplophysa dalaica isolate WHDGS20190420 chromosome 20, ASM1584641v1, whole genome shotgun sequence DNA encodes the following proteins:
- the si:ch73-206d17.1 gene encoding tyrosine-protein kinase STYK1 isoform X1, whose amino-acid sequence MAVQVQCNSSSDPFCYEEGSGPFALIIIPSLLALSTLIVVSQIIWSFVSKRLSSQTSSDPTIENGEPVTLNTESGPVHDSLGPWEIPAHCVLEGVEVFQTGRYGPICKGQLKQENQSTAVVIKTLKDRTNQHDAKEFVDLVLFHSAVSKHENIVKMLYCQTQRTPMYFILEASIPGNLLHFLWSLREGRPDNLQSFSERSVYMVAKQVATGLDYLHSYHRILHGDVAARNMLIGSGFSVKVSGLNSAFKSRQTKTVDKELQAKVPVKWQSPERIMRLPVTDRSDVWSFGILLYELTTLGSPPYPDLEPSEVLPHTLAHYRIKRPDNCGAPLYDLIKYCCMWNFKDRPVYSGIMRLLDSYIHLTDTKALCSEPPIDICEYKRKAGLS is encoded by the exons ATGGCTGTACAAGTTCAATGCAACAGCTCCTCTGACCCATTTTGTT ATGAGGAAGGATCAGGTCCGTTTGCACTCATCATTATTCCAAGCTTGCTGGCTCTGAGCACACTGATAGTTGTGTCTCAAATAATATGGAGCTTTGTTAGCAAAAGATTATCATCTCAGACCAGCTCGGACCCTACAATTGAAAACG GGGAACCTGTAACCTTGAACACAGAATCTGGGCCTGTTCATGATTCACTGGGTCCATGGGAGATTCCTGCTCACTGCGTCCTGGAGGGGGTCGAGGTCTTTCAAACGGGCCGCTATGGACCCATCTGCAAGGGTCAGCTAAAACAAGAGAACCAATCCACCGCTGTAGTGATTAAAACTCTAAAAG ACAGAACAAATCAACACGATGCTAAGGAGTTTGTGGATTTGGTCCTATTCCATTCTGCTGTAAGTAAACATGAGAACATAGTGAAAATGTTATACTGCCAGACACAACGGACGCCCATGTATTTCATTTTGGAGGCGAGCATTCCAGGAAACCTTTTGCATTTCCTATGGAGTCTGCGAGAG GGCAGACCTGATAACTTGCAGTCTTTTTCAGAGAGATCTGTTTATATGGTAGCTAAACAGGTAGCAACAGGTCTG GACTATCTGCACTCATATCACAGGATTCTCCATGGGGATGTCGCAGCCAGGAATATGTTAATCGGCTCAGGGTTTTCTGTTAAAGTCTCGGGTTTGAACTCTGCTTTTAAGAGCcgacagacaaagacagtggATAAGGAACTGCAAGCTAAGGTGCCAGTGAAATGGCAATCCCCGGAGCGGATAATGAGGCTTCCCGTAACAGACAGGAGTGATGT atGGTCATTTGGAATCCTGCTTTATGAGTTGACAACCCTTG gttctCCTCCCTATCCTGACCTGGAACCGTCTGAAGTTCTTCCCCACACTTTAGCTCATTACAGAATAAAAAGACCAGACAACTGTGGAGCTCCGTT ATATGACCTCATTAAGTATTGCTGCATGTGGAACTTCAAGGACCGGCCTGTGTACTCTGGCATTATGAGACTTCTGGATTCCTACATCCACCTCACAGATACAAAAGCTCTTTGCTCTGAACCGCCAATAGATATATGTGAATACAAGAGAAAAGCAGGCCTGTCATGA
- the si:ch73-206d17.1 gene encoding tyrosine-protein kinase STYK1 isoform X2, with protein sequence MAVQVQCNSSSDPFCYEEGSGPFALIIIPSLLALSTLIVVSQIIWSFVSKRLSSQTSSDPTIENGEPVTLNTESGPVHDSLGPWEIPAHCVLEGVEVFQTGRYGPICKGQLKQENQSTAVVIKTLKDRTNQHDAKEFVDLVLFHSAGRPDNLQSFSERSVYMVAKQVATGLDYLHSYHRILHGDVAARNMLIGSGFSVKVSGLNSAFKSRQTKTVDKELQAKVPVKWQSPERIMRLPVTDRSDVWSFGILLYELTTLGSPPYPDLEPSEVLPHTLAHYRIKRPDNCGAPLYDLIKYCCMWNFKDRPVYSGIMRLLDSYIHLTDTKALCSEPPIDICEYKRKAGLS encoded by the exons ATGGCTGTACAAGTTCAATGCAACAGCTCCTCTGACCCATTTTGTT ATGAGGAAGGATCAGGTCCGTTTGCACTCATCATTATTCCAAGCTTGCTGGCTCTGAGCACACTGATAGTTGTGTCTCAAATAATATGGAGCTTTGTTAGCAAAAGATTATCATCTCAGACCAGCTCGGACCCTACAATTGAAAACG GGGAACCTGTAACCTTGAACACAGAATCTGGGCCTGTTCATGATTCACTGGGTCCATGGGAGATTCCTGCTCACTGCGTCCTGGAGGGGGTCGAGGTCTTTCAAACGGGCCGCTATGGACCCATCTGCAAGGGTCAGCTAAAACAAGAGAACCAATCCACCGCTGTAGTGATTAAAACTCTAAAAG ACAGAACAAATCAACACGATGCTAAGGAGTTTGTGGATTTGGTCCTATTCCATTCTGCT GGCAGACCTGATAACTTGCAGTCTTTTTCAGAGAGATCTGTTTATATGGTAGCTAAACAGGTAGCAACAGGTCTG GACTATCTGCACTCATATCACAGGATTCTCCATGGGGATGTCGCAGCCAGGAATATGTTAATCGGCTCAGGGTTTTCTGTTAAAGTCTCGGGTTTGAACTCTGCTTTTAAGAGCcgacagacaaagacagtggATAAGGAACTGCAAGCTAAGGTGCCAGTGAAATGGCAATCCCCGGAGCGGATAATGAGGCTTCCCGTAACAGACAGGAGTGATGT atGGTCATTTGGAATCCTGCTTTATGAGTTGACAACCCTTG gttctCCTCCCTATCCTGACCTGGAACCGTCTGAAGTTCTTCCCCACACTTTAGCTCATTACAGAATAAAAAGACCAGACAACTGTGGAGCTCCGTT ATATGACCTCATTAAGTATTGCTGCATGTGGAACTTCAAGGACCGGCCTGTGTACTCTGGCATTATGAGACTTCTGGATTCCTACATCCACCTCACAGATACAAAAGCTCTTTGCTCTGAACCGCCAATAGATATATGTGAATACAAGAGAAAAGCAGGCCTGTCATGA
- the tmem269 gene encoding transmembrane protein 269 isoform X2 yields MGMASILCSLNGHHHAACWLVLIGYLLDLADGAVARQLNACSALGAKLDDFADFTTFGIATSLLLRTPNLLDNILCMFYALSVFVRLCFFSSGIPFMYRGLPCIYSSAILACVSLLTGGNMTVLRIIAVAMIPFMVSQTFYPHDRVLESQAWKKVVYIGGIAMVFCFSFPPACVYYLLWSVSYILFPTALWSSKV; encoded by the exons ATGGGAATGGCCTCAATTCTCTGCAGTCTCAACGG GCATCATCATGCTGCATGCTGGCTGGTCCTGATCGGTTACCTTCTGGATTTGGCTGATGGAGCAGTTGCTAGGCAACTTAATGCCTGTTCTGCACTAG GTGCAAAGTTGGATGATTTCGCTGATTTTACAACATTTGGAATTGCGACATCATTACTTTTAAGGACACCCAATCTGCTGGATAATATTCTGTGCATGTTTTACGCGCTGTCAGTCTTTGTTCGCCTCTGCTTTTTTTCTAGTG GAATTCCCTTTATGTACCGTGGCCTACCATGCATCTACTCATCTGCAATTCTAGCTTGTGTTTCTCTACTAACTGGAGGAAATATGACGGTGCTGAGAATCATAGCGGTGGCTATGATTCCTTTTATGGTGAGCCAGACGTTTTACCCACATGACCGAGTACTTGAGTCTCAGGCGTGGAAGAAGGTGGTCTACATTGGAG GAATTGCCATGGTGTTTTGCTTCTCCTTCCCTCCAGCATGTGTTTACTACTTGTTATGGTCCGTTTCCTACATACTGTTTCCAACAGCCCTGTGGAGCTCCAAAGTGTAA
- the tmem269 gene encoding transmembrane protein 269 isoform X1, protein MIFLTPTSAFFQDATKLLLNEKPNWVHLKEFARRNAANALSVANLVMGMASILCSLNGHHHAACWLVLIGYLLDLADGAVARQLNACSALGAKLDDFADFTTFGIATSLLLRTPNLLDNILCMFYALSVFVRLCFFSSGIPFMYRGLPCIYSSAILACVSLLTGGNMTVLRIIAVAMIPFMVSQTFYPHDRVLESQAWKKVVYIGGIAMVFCFSFPPACVYYLLWSVSYILFPTALWSSKV, encoded by the exons ATGATCTTCCTAACTCCAACATCTG CCTTTTTCCAGGATGCTACCAAACTGCTCCTGAACGAAAAACCTAACTGGGTGCATCTAAAGGAGTTTGCCCGTAGAAATGCTGCCAATGCTCTCTCTGTTGCCAACCTGGTCATGGGAATGGCCTCAATTCTCTGCAGTCTCAACGG GCATCATCATGCTGCATGCTGGCTGGTCCTGATCGGTTACCTTCTGGATTTGGCTGATGGAGCAGTTGCTAGGCAACTTAATGCCTGTTCTGCACTAG GTGCAAAGTTGGATGATTTCGCTGATTTTACAACATTTGGAATTGCGACATCATTACTTTTAAGGACACCCAATCTGCTGGATAATATTCTGTGCATGTTTTACGCGCTGTCAGTCTTTGTTCGCCTCTGCTTTTTTTCTAGTG GAATTCCCTTTATGTACCGTGGCCTACCATGCATCTACTCATCTGCAATTCTAGCTTGTGTTTCTCTACTAACTGGAGGAAATATGACGGTGCTGAGAATCATAGCGGTGGCTATGATTCCTTTTATGGTGAGCCAGACGTTTTACCCACATGACCGAGTACTTGAGTCTCAGGCGTGGAAGAAGGTGGTCTACATTGGAG GAATTGCCATGGTGTTTTGCTTCTCCTTCCCTCCAGCATGTGTTTACTACTTGTTATGGTCCGTTTCCTACATACTGTTTCCAACAGCCCTGTGGAGCTCCAAAGTGTAA